ACCGAAGTCTCTCGACCAGCAGTTAGCAGCAGTAACCCCAGCAGAGCGCAAGGAGACATTGCTTAATGCCTGTCTGAGCGAGGCTGAATGGCCAAGCCTCAAATCAAAACGTAGTCATGCGGGGAGCCAACGTAAACATGGGTCACACAACTCCTACGCCTCCGAGGTGAGGGACATGAAGGCGTTATGCAAACAGATGGATCTAGCAAACGAGAAGAAAGCATTGGCCGATAAGTGCGAAGAACAAGTGATTCTTAAAAGAGAAAAAGAGCGTAAGGGTGGTGCTGAGCATGCTGTCAGAACTCAGCAGATATGCGAACAGATGACGGGTTTGAAACTTCGTAGTAAGTAGGAATGTATGAACGCAAATTGCGGAGATTCACACTGCTCAACGGAACTGGACAGCCCAGCTTATCGTAAGGTGCTGTGGGTGTGCTTGTTTGCGAACGCCATCATGTTCGTGGTGCAGGTGATCGCCAGCCACATGGCGCATTCGGTCGCACTTCTCGCCAACTCACTCGATTTTCTTTCCGATGCTGCCAACTATGGCATCAGCATTTATGTGCTGGGTCGTGCGCTCACCATGAAAGCCAAAGCCTCCATCTTCAAAGGCCTGTCGCTTGGTGTGGTCGGGTTATGGACAGCTTACTCTACCTTCATGCAAGCCTTCGAGCCTGTGATACCCGAACCTTTCATCATGACCATCATCAGCATCATCGCTTTGGTCGTGAATGTCGCCTGCGCCTTTTTGCTTTATCGCTACAAGGCAGAGGACAGCAACGCTGCTTCCGTATGGCTATGCAGTCGTAACGATGCGCTAGGTAATATCGCTGTGATGTTTGCTGCGGGTGGTGTCTTCGCTTTCGCAAGCGTTTGGCCTGACGTATTGGTAGCTGCGGTGATGGCATGGCTTGCATTGAGTGCGGCATGGCATATCATCGGCATGGCACGGAAGGAATTGCGACATGGTGTATCTGGTCATTAAGTTCTTTACGAGCGCGGCGCTCATCGTCGCCATCTCGGAAATCGCCAAACGATACAGTTTCATTGCAGCCGTGTTGGCATCCTTGCCTCTGACCTCACTCTTGGCATTCATCTGGCTCTATATCGACACCAAGGACGCAAACAAGGTTGCTGTGCTTTCCAGCGACATCATGTGGCTTGTGCTGCCCTCGCTCGTATTCTTCATCGTGCTACCTATCGCTATCAAACAAGGGGTACATTTCTGGGTAGCCTTGATGATTGCTGCCATTGCCACTGCTGTTGCCTATGGCCTTACCACATGGCTCATGCAAGCTGTGGGGCGTGCCTAGCTGTCCTTGCTGAAACCCGTCGCTCTAAGTACTTGCCCAATGATCTCAGGAGTAATGGCGATGGGGCTACCATCCAG
This sequence is a window from Alphaproteobacteria bacterium. Protein-coding genes within it:
- a CDS encoding cation transporter; amino-acid sequence: MNANCGDSHCSTELDSPAYRKVLWVCLFANAIMFVVQVIASHMAHSVALLANSLDFLSDAANYGISIYVLGRALTMKAKASIFKGLSLGVVGLWTAYSTFMQAFEPVIPEPFIMTIISIIALVVNVACAFLLYRYKAEDSNAASVWLCSRNDALGNIAVMFAAGGVFAFASVWPDVLVAAVMAWLALSAAWHIIGMARKELRHGVSGH
- a CDS encoding DUF3147 family protein, whose translation is MVYLVIKFFTSAALIVAISEIAKRYSFIAAVLASLPLTSLLAFIWLYIDTKDANKVAVLSSDIMWLVLPSLVFFIVLPIAIKQGVHFWVALMIAAIATAVAYGLTTWLMQAVGRA